A genome region from Ahaetulla prasina isolate Xishuangbanna chromosome 8, ASM2864084v1, whole genome shotgun sequence includes the following:
- the CCNG2 gene encoding cyclin-G2 has protein sequence MKNIEAEEQMSSWLFKQLKLHLDQEWKYQPREKGLSLIECTVENENTLCPRLRNAKVEDLWSLVNFFGFATETFVLAVNILDRFLALMKVKPKHLSCIGVCCFQLAAQQVEEEGNIPSLHDVIRISQCKCTVSDLKRMEKIISEKLHFDFKATTALTFLHLYHTIVLCHTSERKELLNLDKLEAQLKACNCRLVFSKAKPSILALCLLSLEVQTLKSIELFEILLCVQKQSKISDSDLLYWRELVSKCLADYASPACCKPDHKKLVWIVSRRTAQNLQNSYYSVPELPTIPEAGCFDESESEDSCEDMSCGEESLSSSPLSDGGGTFFFDLKPKSKWQALSFDSMC, from the exons atGAAGAACATTGAAGCTGAAGAACAGATGAGCAGCTGGCTCTTCAAACAGCTTAAACTCCATCTGGATCAGGAATGGAAATACCAACCCAGGGAAAAGGGGCTGAGTCTGATTGAGTGCACTGTTGAG AATGAAAACACCTTATGCCCAAGACTGAGGAATGCAAAAGTGGAAGATCTCTGGAGTTTGGTCAACTTCTTTGGATTTGCCACAGAAACCTTTGTCCTGGCTGTCAACATTCTTGACAGGTTTTTGGCACTCATGAAG GTGAAACCTAAGCATTTATCCTGCATTGGAGTCTGTTGTTTCCAGCTGGCTGCTCAACAGGTTGAGGAGGAAGGCAACATCCCATCTCTGCATGATGTCATCCGGATTAGCCAATGCAAATGCACCGTTTCTGATCTCAAGCGGATGGAAAAAATAATATCGGAAAAACTGCACTTTGACTTCAAAGCAACTACTGCCTTAACTTTTTTGCACTTATACCATACTATTGTACTCTGCCATACCTCAGAAAG GAAAGAGCTGTTGAATCTCGACAAACTGGAAGCACAACTTAAAGCTTGCAACTGCCGACTTGTTTTTTCAAAAGCGAAA CCATCCATTTTGGCCCTGTGCCTTCTCTCTCTGGAAGTGCAGACTCTGAAATCCATCGAGTTGTTTGAGATTCTTTTGTGTGTTCAGAAGCAGTCTAAG atAAGTGACAGTGACTTACTGTATTGGAGAGAGCTGGTCTCAAAATGCTTAGCAGATTATGCTTCCCCCGCCTGTTGCAAGCCAGACCATAAAAAACTAGTCTGGATTGTTTCAAGACGCACTGCCCAGAATCTTCAAAACAGCTACTATAGTGTTCCTGAGTTGCCCACAATCCCAGAGGCCGGATGCTTTGACGAAAGCGAGAG TGAGGACTCTTGCGAAGACATGAGCTGCGGAGAAGAAAGCCTCAGCAGTTCCCCTTTGAGCGACGGAGGAGGCACCTTCTTTTTTGACCTCAAACCAAAATCAAAGTGGCAGGCTCTTTCCTTCGATTCCATGTGCTAG